The Pieris brassicae chromosome 6, ilPieBrab1.1, whole genome shotgun sequence genome window below encodes:
- the LOC123710922 gene encoding regulator of hypoxia-inducible factor 1-like isoform X1, whose translation MWLLLLCAVSVFAQNGTELRDVFDYQSMPALSELDDFDKCLKDPEAVYCIVDMELLEDDTPLYQYIKNYSSLYYRNYKHSKLHRGVCGTQHCGLNLTHANITDLTVDTLRECFNRSIHKGYGLQVESLSVRYCKTQKDRLPIDWLDIIIGLLILLVLFVNLGCSAYYFFWPPQERGNRYLLAFCIQKNWKALKYGGSADGGIFKCFQAMRFYTMAMILGLHSMIFIGYGYTENPEFIENSYDDFFKSLLFNARIIVQIFFVMGGFLMAYKMLTYAETHEFSLKTVPMAIVNRWLRLMPAVLVVMGLAMTWVPHLGSGPMWDAVVKRERDICRMNWWQLVILMPNVFPFENLCLPQAWYLGTDTQLFLMTMVVMLIIWRWPRSGVPVLSGVMVVSLLIPFLQSYFMDLLPIRVSIFPESIRNIFGFNYTFYHAYVSAQGNWAGYHLGVLTAWFYHRAQNNKWNLGESWFLKALFFISIPIAFGTVLMGWDLHHREATAFESAIFNALNQNFFAFAICIFIIGCFYKCNKIYVSSVEWGPLQPLGRMSYCAMLVHATVLRTYGGQMRRSFYATDYTAIMLYAGIVCTTYLASLPLHLFVEAPACALQKIWFSPKRVPREEKMTVKPGASNVSVSTVSTHI comes from the exons ATGTGGTTGCTACTACTTTGTGCTGTGAGTGTCTTCGCACAAAATGGAACTG AACTCCGTGATGTATTCGATTACCAATCCATGCCAGCCCTCTCCGAATTGGACGACTTCGACAAATGCCTAAAGGACCCTGAAGCAGTATACTGCATTGTGGATATGGAACTTCTGGAAGATGATACACCATTGTACCagtatataaaa AATTACTCGTCGCTATATTATAGAAACTATAAGCACTCAAAACTACACCGTGGCGTGTGTGGAACACAACACTGTGGGTTGAATTTAACACACGCGAATATTACCGATTTGACAGTGGATACATTGAGAGAATGCTTTAATAGGAGTATACATAAAGGATATGGGTTGCAG GTGGAGTCACTATCAGTTCGTTACTGCAAAACTCAGAAAGACCGTCTACCAATAGACTGGCTGGATATCATCATTGGTCTGTTAATACTTCTGGTCTTATTCGTGAACCTTGGTTGTTCCGCTTACTACTTCTTCTGGCCTCCACAAGAAAGAG gtAACAGATACTTGTTAGCATTTTGTATCCAGAAAAATTGGAAAGCTTTAAAGTATGGCGGCAGTGCTGATGGAGGaattttcaaatgttttcAAGCTATGAG GTTTTATACAATGGCAATGATCCTCGGTCTTCATTCCATGATCTTCATTGGTTATGGCTACACAGAGAATCCAGAATTCATTGAAAAC TCATACGACGATTTCTTCAAATCTCTCCTGTTCAACGCTCGCATCATAGTCCAAATATTCTTTGTGATGGGAGGATTTTTGATGGCCTACAAAATGTTGACATATGCTGAAACTCACGAGTTCAGTTTGAAGACTGTGCCTATGGCTATTGTTAATCGTTGGCTCCG ATTAATGCCAGCTGTTCTCGTAGTAATGGGTCTGGCAATGACCTGGGTACCCCATTTGGGATCTGGTCCTATGTGGGACGCGGTGGTCAAGCGTGAGCGAGACATCTGCAGGATGAATTGGTGGCAATTGGTTATACTTATGCCAAATGTGTTCCCATTTGAGAATCTGTGCCTCCCTCAGGCTTG GTACTTGGGAACAGACACGCAGCTATTCCTGATGACAATGGTAGTGATGCTTATCATCTGGCGCTGGCCAAGATCCGGAGTACCGGTCTTAAGTGGGGTTATGGTAGTGAGTTTATTGATACCATTCCTGCAGAGTTATTTCATGGATTTGCTGCCTATACGCGTCAGCATATTCCCTGA ATCGATCCGTAATATATTTGGTTTCAACTACACGTTTTACCACGCATATGTGTCGGCCCAGGGCAACTGGGCTGGGTATCATCTTGGCGTGCTGACTGCGTGGTTCTATCATCGAGCGCAGAACAACAAGTGGAATCTGGGCGAATCTTGG TTTCTAAAGGCCCTGTTCTTCATCTCTATTCCCATTGCATTTGGGACGGTGTTGATGGGCTGGGATCTCCATCACCGAGAGGCGACCGCTTTCGAATCGGCCATTTTTAACGCTTTGAATCAGAACTTCTTTGCGTTTGCGATATGCATTTTCATTATCGGATGCTTCTATAAATGTAAca AGATCTACGTTAGCTCCGTAGAATGGGGTCCATTGCAGCCACTCGGCAGAATGTCTTACTGCGCTATGTTGGTCCACGCTACTGTACTAAGGACCTATGGCGGTCAAATGAGGCGCTCCTTTTACGCCACAGACTATACCGCC ATTATGCTATACGCAGGCATCGTATGCACCACGTATCTTGCATCATTACCACTCCATCTATTTGTTGAAGCCCCAGCGTGCGCCTTACAGAAGATCTGGTTCAGCCCCAAACGTGTCCCAAGAGAGGAGAAGATGACAGTGAAACCAGGAGCGTCTAACGTGTCTGTGTCGACTGTGTCCACACACATTTAA
- the LOC123710922 gene encoding O-acyltransferase like protein-like isoform X2, giving the protein MPALSELDDFDKCLKDPEAVYCIVDMELLEDDTPLYQYIKNYSSLYYRNYKHSKLHRGVCGTQHCGLNLTHANITDLTVDTLRECFNRSIHKGYGLQVESLSVRYCKTQKDRLPIDWLDIIIGLLILLVLFVNLGCSAYYFFWPPQERGNRYLLAFCIQKNWKALKYGGSADGGIFKCFQAMRFYTMAMILGLHSMIFIGYGYTENPEFIENSYDDFFKSLLFNARIIVQIFFVMGGFLMAYKMLTYAETHEFSLKTVPMAIVNRWLRLMPAVLVVMGLAMTWVPHLGSGPMWDAVVKRERDICRMNWWQLVILMPNVFPFENLCLPQAWYLGTDTQLFLMTMVVMLIIWRWPRSGVPVLSGVMVVSLLIPFLQSYFMDLLPIRVSIFPESIRNIFGFNYTFYHAYVSAQGNWAGYHLGVLTAWFYHRAQNNKWNLGESWFLKALFFISIPIAFGTVLMGWDLHHREATAFESAIFNALNQNFFAFAICIFIIGCFYKCNKIYVSSVEWGPLQPLGRMSYCAMLVHATVLRTYGGQMRRSFYATDYTAIMLYAGIVCTTYLASLPLHLFVEAPACALQKIWFSPKRVPREEKMTVKPGASNVSVSTVSTHI; this is encoded by the exons ATGCCAGCCCTCTCCGAATTGGACGACTTCGACAAATGCCTAAAGGACCCTGAAGCAGTATACTGCATTGTGGATATGGAACTTCTGGAAGATGATACACCATTGTACCagtatataaaa AATTACTCGTCGCTATATTATAGAAACTATAAGCACTCAAAACTACACCGTGGCGTGTGTGGAACACAACACTGTGGGTTGAATTTAACACACGCGAATATTACCGATTTGACAGTGGATACATTGAGAGAATGCTTTAATAGGAGTATACATAAAGGATATGGGTTGCAG GTGGAGTCACTATCAGTTCGTTACTGCAAAACTCAGAAAGACCGTCTACCAATAGACTGGCTGGATATCATCATTGGTCTGTTAATACTTCTGGTCTTATTCGTGAACCTTGGTTGTTCCGCTTACTACTTCTTCTGGCCTCCACAAGAAAGAG gtAACAGATACTTGTTAGCATTTTGTATCCAGAAAAATTGGAAAGCTTTAAAGTATGGCGGCAGTGCTGATGGAGGaattttcaaatgttttcAAGCTATGAG GTTTTATACAATGGCAATGATCCTCGGTCTTCATTCCATGATCTTCATTGGTTATGGCTACACAGAGAATCCAGAATTCATTGAAAAC TCATACGACGATTTCTTCAAATCTCTCCTGTTCAACGCTCGCATCATAGTCCAAATATTCTTTGTGATGGGAGGATTTTTGATGGCCTACAAAATGTTGACATATGCTGAAACTCACGAGTTCAGTTTGAAGACTGTGCCTATGGCTATTGTTAATCGTTGGCTCCG ATTAATGCCAGCTGTTCTCGTAGTAATGGGTCTGGCAATGACCTGGGTACCCCATTTGGGATCTGGTCCTATGTGGGACGCGGTGGTCAAGCGTGAGCGAGACATCTGCAGGATGAATTGGTGGCAATTGGTTATACTTATGCCAAATGTGTTCCCATTTGAGAATCTGTGCCTCCCTCAGGCTTG GTACTTGGGAACAGACACGCAGCTATTCCTGATGACAATGGTAGTGATGCTTATCATCTGGCGCTGGCCAAGATCCGGAGTACCGGTCTTAAGTGGGGTTATGGTAGTGAGTTTATTGATACCATTCCTGCAGAGTTATTTCATGGATTTGCTGCCTATACGCGTCAGCATATTCCCTGA ATCGATCCGTAATATATTTGGTTTCAACTACACGTTTTACCACGCATATGTGTCGGCCCAGGGCAACTGGGCTGGGTATCATCTTGGCGTGCTGACTGCGTGGTTCTATCATCGAGCGCAGAACAACAAGTGGAATCTGGGCGAATCTTGG TTTCTAAAGGCCCTGTTCTTCATCTCTATTCCCATTGCATTTGGGACGGTGTTGATGGGCTGGGATCTCCATCACCGAGAGGCGACCGCTTTCGAATCGGCCATTTTTAACGCTTTGAATCAGAACTTCTTTGCGTTTGCGATATGCATTTTCATTATCGGATGCTTCTATAAATGTAAca AGATCTACGTTAGCTCCGTAGAATGGGGTCCATTGCAGCCACTCGGCAGAATGTCTTACTGCGCTATGTTGGTCCACGCTACTGTACTAAGGACCTATGGCGGTCAAATGAGGCGCTCCTTTTACGCCACAGACTATACCGCC ATTATGCTATACGCAGGCATCGTATGCACCACGTATCTTGCATCATTACCACTCCATCTATTTGTTGAAGCCCCAGCGTGCGCCTTACAGAAGATCTGGTTCAGCCCCAAACGTGTCCCAAGAGAGGAGAAGATGACAGTGAAACCAGGAGCGTCTAACGTGTCTGTGTCGACTGTGTCCACACACATTTAA